In Spirosoma aureum, a single genomic region encodes these proteins:
- a CDS encoding zinc-dependent alcohol dehydrogenase family protein, which produces MKIRAAVLHEMGKERPYTNSNPLTIEEVELESPRSGELLIKIKAAGLCHSDLSVIDGNRPRQMPMVLGHEAAGEVVELGPDIHDIAVGDHVVFSFLPICNHCMPCMTGRPALCENGLVANNKGELLGGGFRLQDQQQQPIHHHMGVSGFAEYTVVSRKSVVKIDPTLPFDIAALFGCAIMTGVGAVINTAKLTLGQTVLITGLGGVGFAALLGALAGGASKVIVADVNKEKLAKALELGAHEAIDSSQPDAVEQVKDLTRGGVDVGFEFAGVVQALEFTYNATGRGGKTVTAGLPHPSKMMQFSPTKLVADERTLQGSYIGSCVPVRDIPAYIALYQSGRLPVDKLMTHKLGLDDVNEGFERLAKGDAIRQIITF; this is translated from the coding sequence ATGAAGATAAGAGCAGCCGTTTTACATGAAATGGGGAAAGAACGTCCCTATACGAACAGCAACCCGCTGACAATTGAAGAGGTAGAATTAGAGTCGCCCCGGAGTGGTGAACTTCTCATAAAAATTAAAGCAGCCGGGCTTTGCCATTCCGATTTATCGGTAATTGATGGCAATCGACCACGCCAGATGCCGATGGTACTGGGACACGAAGCCGCTGGTGAGGTTGTCGAGCTGGGTCCGGATATACACGATATTGCCGTTGGCGATCACGTCGTATTCTCCTTTTTGCCGATCTGCAACCATTGCATGCCCTGTATGACCGGACGACCTGCCCTGTGCGAAAATGGGCTTGTTGCCAATAACAAGGGCGAATTATTAGGGGGCGGCTTCCGCCTTCAGGACCAGCAGCAACAGCCCATTCACCATCATATGGGTGTGTCTGGTTTTGCCGAGTACACGGTCGTATCCCGCAAATCAGTTGTAAAAATAGATCCGACACTGCCGTTTGATATTGCCGCCCTGTTTGGTTGCGCCATCATGACCGGCGTAGGTGCCGTGATTAATACGGCTAAATTAACGCTTGGCCAAACCGTGCTGATTACCGGTTTGGGTGGTGTTGGCTTTGCTGCCTTATTGGGTGCGCTTGCCGGAGGTGCCAGTAAAGTAATTGTCGCCGACGTTAATAAAGAAAAGCTTGCAAAAGCGCTTGAGCTAGGCGCACATGAAGCGATAGATTCTTCACAGCCGGATGCTGTAGAGCAGGTGAAAGACCTTACACGCGGTGGGGTAGATGTCGGTTTTGAGTTTGCAGGAGTCGTTCAGGCGCTGGAGTTTACCTATAATGCTACGGGCCGGGGTGGTAAAACCGTTACGGCTGGATTACCACACCCCAGCAAAATGATGCAGTTCTCGCCAACGAAACTGGTGGCCGATGAACGGACATTACAGGGTTCATACATTGGTAGTTGTGTGCCCGTTCGGGATATTCCCGCCTATATCGCGCTGTACCAGTCCGGCCGTCTTCCGGTCGACAAACTGATGACGCATAAGCTAGGCTTAGATGATGTAAACGAGGGGTTTGAACGCCTGGCAAAAGGTGACGCTATTCGCCAGATAATCACTTTCTAA
- a CDS encoding D-2-hydroxyacid dehydrogenase, translated as MKLVFLDVKTMGDIPNLGLLEKYGEVTYYQTTRPDQTQERIENADIVLVNKVVLDRAIIEQASALKLICVVATGTNNVDKVAAEKRGIPVKNASDYSTQSVTQGTFALLFHLLVNIPYFDQYVKDGSYSKTDIFTHFGNGFWELNGKRFGIIGLGAIGRQVAKVADAFGAEVVYYSTSGQNTQQPYQRLDLDEFLTTSDVVSIHAPLNEYTANLINYDRLKRLKKTAILINVGRGGIVNEADLARALDEELLAGAGIDVFTQEPISPANPLLHVKNKARLALSPHVTWASIEARTMLMEKVGRNIEEFLTNGK; from the coding sequence ATGAAATTAGTCTTTCTGGATGTTAAAACGATGGGCGACATTCCAAATCTTGGGTTGTTGGAGAAGTATGGCGAGGTCACGTATTATCAGACTACCCGACCCGACCAAACTCAGGAGCGGATCGAAAATGCCGATATCGTACTAGTCAATAAAGTCGTTTTAGATCGTGCTATCATTGAGCAGGCAAGTGCACTGAAGTTGATTTGTGTGGTGGCTACCGGCACAAATAATGTTGATAAAGTAGCCGCCGAAAAACGAGGCATTCCGGTAAAAAATGCCTCGGATTATTCGACACAGAGTGTTACACAGGGCACCTTCGCGCTGTTGTTTCACCTGCTGGTAAATATTCCTTATTTCGATCAGTACGTAAAAGATGGATCGTACTCGAAGACCGATATATTCACTCATTTTGGCAACGGATTCTGGGAGTTGAACGGCAAACGATTCGGCATCATCGGTCTGGGCGCCATTGGCAGGCAGGTAGCCAAAGTAGCCGATGCGTTTGGAGCCGAAGTCGTGTACTATTCAACCTCTGGTCAAAATACCCAACAGCCTTACCAGCGCCTTGACCTGGATGAATTTTTAACAACTTCAGATGTGGTGTCTATTCATGCTCCACTCAATGAGTACACGGCGAATCTGATTAATTACGATCGGTTAAAACGCTTGAAAAAAACGGCCATTCTGATCAATGTTGGTCGGGGAGGAATTGTCAATGAAGCCGATTTAGCGCGGGCACTGGACGAAGAATTACTGGCAGGGGCAGGTATCGATGTTTTTACCCAGGAACCTATTTCGCCAGCCAATCCGCTGTTGCACGTAAAAAATAAAGCCAGACTGGCGTTAAGCCCACACGTTACCTGGGCGAGTATAGAAGCCCGAACCATGTTGATGGAGAAAGTTGGACGCAACATTGAGGAGTTTTTGACTAATGGTAAGTAA
- a CDS encoding aldolase/citrate lyase/malate synthase family protein — protein sequence MSYNDFIIRDNLKEAYPDIYTPEALSTLSALAHFNKRIKEVMATRMQRRAARQQNKTRITFLDPESTIPGTDIKVQDARDGKFEGSVIPVDLQRQWIQGTGPAAKPNTPVESSIRNVAYALLSGADGWMFDGEDALGQISTMSLDNQRNLKLAIHKDPVFLKVAAKVAEEMNRWSKSFLGREIVTDWESQLNFTTKIFRARGLHLDDRHIRDADGVAMAASIVDPTLYVVNNYKELQKNRSSIVLYLPKIQTAEEAGVWSSLLNALEGHLGLEAGTIKVYVLVEQLEATHQLMEIRAALGKHFVGYNTGRWDYINSVSDAMAWDTDFVNPNIEAITMTYGYMRNYEDRVRRTVNTPDINGNFALWQGGMEPNIPVGSEEGVSASMKKAVAGAEREQREGASGKWVAHWKMVHIVRPVWEKVGDANQLGREFPRLTYTQQDADGLILIEPAPTDIRGARNLLSVALQYGNAFGQGMQAAALKPADFFGNDDILYLMEDMATGEIRLSILWEWVHKGAIITEADAETDTSAGAVFSEALYKKLLDQEYDKLLKADTKDVYESSKITTLPIAREIADVYILSEVKPPWFIDLLNINLNNTDLDTAKSRIELYMTTLAQEGTRITENLDFAGYEKRADVSA from the coding sequence ATGAGCTACAACGATTTTATAATCCGCGACAACCTGAAAGAGGCTTATCCTGACATTTATACCCCCGAAGCACTTTCGACACTTTCGGCATTGGCCCACTTTAACAAACGAATTAAAGAGGTCATGGCTACCCGCATGCAGCGCCGGGCAGCACGTCAGCAAAATAAAACAAGGATCACTTTTCTGGACCCGGAAAGCACAATCCCGGGAACAGACATAAAGGTTCAGGATGCGCGCGATGGAAAATTTGAAGGCTCTGTCATCCCTGTCGATTTGCAGCGGCAATGGATTCAGGGCACAGGACCCGCAGCTAAACCCAATACACCCGTCGAAAGTAGCATTCGTAACGTAGCCTATGCGTTGCTGTCTGGGGCCGATGGCTGGATGTTTGATGGCGAGGATGCCCTGGGGCAGATTTCGACCATGTCGCTCGATAATCAGCGGAATCTGAAACTGGCCATTCATAAAGATCCGGTGTTTCTGAAAGTAGCCGCGAAGGTGGCTGAAGAAATGAACCGCTGGTCGAAGTCGTTTTTAGGGCGTGAAATTGTCACGGACTGGGAATCGCAGCTCAACTTCACGACCAAGATCTTTCGGGCCCGCGGTCTTCACCTCGACGACCGGCATATTCGGGATGCCGATGGGGTGGCCATGGCAGCTTCCATTGTTGATCCGACGCTTTATGTCGTGAACAACTATAAAGAACTGCAAAAAAACAGATCGTCCATTGTGTTGTACCTGCCCAAAATTCAGACGGCCGAAGAAGCTGGTGTATGGAGCAGTTTACTTAATGCGCTTGAGGGTCATCTTGGTCTGGAAGCGGGCACGATTAAAGTGTATGTGCTGGTCGAACAACTCGAAGCAACCCACCAGTTGATGGAAATTCGGGCGGCCCTTGGCAAACATTTCGTGGGCTATAATACAGGCCGTTGGGACTACATCAACAGCGTTTCCGATGCAATGGCCTGGGATACAGACTTCGTCAATCCCAACATTGAAGCCATTACCATGACGTATGGCTACATGCGTAATTACGAAGATCGCGTCCGGCGGACCGTCAATACGCCCGATATCAATGGCAATTTTGCCCTTTGGCAGGGTGGGATGGAACCTAACATACCCGTGGGTTCTGAAGAAGGGGTGTCGGCCAGTATGAAAAAAGCCGTCGCCGGTGCTGAGCGTGAACAACGGGAAGGAGCGAGCGGAAAATGGGTGGCTCACTGGAAAATGGTGCATATTGTACGGCCTGTTTGGGAGAAAGTGGGTGATGCCAATCAGTTAGGACGTGAGTTTCCACGACTTACCTACACCCAGCAGGATGCCGATGGGCTAATTCTGATCGAACCGGCGCCAACCGATATTCGCGGGGCGCGTAACCTGCTGAGCGTCGCGCTGCAGTATGGAAATGCCTTCGGGCAGGGAATGCAGGCTGCTGCGTTGAAACCGGCCGATTTCTTTGGCAATGATGATATCCTGTATCTTATGGAGGATATGGCTACCGGTGAAATCCGCTTGAGCATTCTCTGGGAATGGGTTCATAAAGGAGCAATTATTACCGAGGCTGATGCGGAAACGGATACCAGCGCAGGAGCAGTTTTTTCGGAGGCTCTGTATAAAAAATTGCTTGACCAGGAGTACGATAAATTGCTGAAGGCCGATACGAAAGATGTCTATGAATCATCGAAAATTACCACGCTGCCCATTGCGCGCGAAATAGCGGATGTGTACATTCTGAGCGAGGTAAAACCACCCTGGTTTATTGATTTGTTGAATATCAACCTCAATAATACGGATCTGGATACAGCGAAGAGCCGGATCGAGTTATACATGACTACATTAGCCCAGGAGGGTACCCGCATCACCGAAAATCTTGATTTTGCTGGCTACGAAAAACGGGCTGATGTTTCGGCTTGA
- a CDS encoding NAD-dependent succinate-semialdehyde dehydrogenase — protein sequence MMNSTSPSPGLMETNSLIRTQSYVNGTWVQAASGETFDVINPATGSVLATVTDMGSADVRAAIDAAHAAWPAYRDLTAKERSNLLKKWFALILENKDELARLMTMECGKVLAESRGEVDYGASFIEWFAEEAKRTYGDVIPANTRDKRLVVIKQSIGVVAAITPWNFPLAMITRKVGPALAAGSPVVVKPPSETPLTALAISYLAEKAGFPPGVYNTVTTSKNAEVGLELCENRNVRKLSFTGSTAIGKLLMSQCASNLKKISLELGGNAPFIVFNDADIDAAVVGAMASKFRNNGQTCVCVNRLYVQDAVYDEFVEKLSKAVAALRVGNGLDTDAQMGPLINEKGLNKVKHHLEDALSKGAKVIVGGKEMDGLFFQPTVLTDITPDMIIAREEVFGPVAPVARFTSEQEVIQLANDTPYGLAAYFYSKDIARCWRVAEALDYGMVGINEGMISTEVAPFGGIKESGVGREGSKYGMDYFMEIKYLCFGGIN from the coding sequence ATGATGAACTCAACCAGCCCATCGCCCGGCCTTATGGAAACCAATTCGCTGATCAGAACACAGTCGTACGTAAACGGAACATGGGTCCAGGCCGCCAGCGGAGAAACTTTTGATGTAATCAATCCCGCAACTGGTTCGGTATTGGCCACCGTAACCGACATGGGCAGTGCTGATGTACGGGCGGCTATCGACGCTGCCCATGCCGCCTGGCCTGCTTATCGGGATCTGACGGCCAAAGAACGGTCGAACCTGCTAAAAAAATGGTTTGCGCTGATTCTGGAGAATAAAGACGAACTGGCGAGGCTGATGACGATGGAATGTGGAAAGGTATTAGCCGAGAGCCGGGGTGAGGTCGATTACGGGGCCTCATTCATCGAGTGGTTTGCCGAAGAAGCGAAACGTACATACGGGGACGTTATCCCGGCCAATACGAGAGACAAGCGGCTGGTTGTCATCAAACAGTCCATTGGTGTCGTCGCGGCCATTACGCCCTGGAATTTTCCACTGGCCATGATAACCCGGAAAGTAGGCCCGGCGCTGGCAGCCGGTAGTCCTGTGGTTGTAAAACCACCGTCCGAAACACCCCTTACCGCACTTGCCATTTCGTATCTGGCCGAAAAAGCCGGTTTCCCACCGGGCGTTTACAATACCGTTACGACGTCCAAAAATGCGGAAGTCGGTCTGGAACTATGCGAAAATCGGAACGTACGTAAATTATCATTTACGGGTTCTACGGCCATTGGCAAGCTCCTGATGAGCCAGTGCGCGTCGAATCTGAAGAAAATATCGCTTGAGTTGGGCGGGAATGCTCCGTTTATTGTTTTCAACGATGCCGATATCGATGCCGCAGTCGTCGGCGCAATGGCTTCCAAATTCCGGAACAATGGCCAGACCTGCGTATGCGTCAATCGGCTGTATGTGCAAGATGCGGTTTACGATGAATTTGTTGAGAAACTTTCGAAGGCGGTAGCTGCTCTCCGCGTCGGAAATGGCCTGGATACGGATGCCCAAATGGGACCGTTGATCAACGAAAAAGGCTTAAACAAAGTCAAACACCATCTGGAAGATGCACTTTCGAAAGGAGCGAAAGTCATTGTGGGCGGCAAAGAAATGGACGGGTTGTTTTTCCAGCCGACGGTATTGACCGACATAACGCCCGATATGATCATTGCCCGCGAAGAAGTCTTCGGACCGGTAGCGCCCGTTGCCCGATTTACCTCCGAGCAGGAAGTCATCCAGCTGGCGAATGATACGCCATATGGTCTGGCCGCGTATTTCTATAGCAAAGACATTGCGCGTTGCTGGCGGGTTGCCGAGGCTTTGGATTATGGCATGGTGGGCATCAATGAAGGAATGATCTCAACCGAAGTGGCTCCTTTTGGAGGCATCAAAGAATCGGGTGTAGGTCGTGAAGGCTCCAAATATGGGATGGACTACTTCATGGAGATCAAATACCTGTGCTTTGGGGGAATCAACTAA
- a CDS encoding MFS transporter — protein MIEPIYEDNPQKVKLIPKPSTLRLLFQIPVIVAALGYFVDIYDLLLFSIVRVQSLKDLGVSDADMLTQGIYLINMQMGGLLIGGILWGILGDKRGRLSVLFGSILIYSLANIANGFVTSVDQYAILRLVAGIGLAGELGAGITLVAEVLPKEIRGYGTSLVASVGLLGAVLAYFIAEQFAWRNAYFIGGGLGLLLLVMRVSVFESGIFTKVKEQSVSRGNFLHLFSSQKQFFKYLRCILIGLPVWFVAGILMTFSPEFGKALNVDVPIVAGKAVMWEYIGLAIGDLSSGILSQYVGSRKKILFLFLVLTAVLITVYLFVPLHSAVMFYAVCSCLGFGVGYWALFVTIAAEQFGTNLRATVATTVPNFVRGSINIMTPLFLLFKDHLGLVSGAGLLGFITITIAFLGLWKMEETFGKDLNFLEE, from the coding sequence ATGATTGAGCCCATCTACGAAGACAATCCGCAAAAAGTAAAATTGATCCCTAAACCGTCGACCTTACGCCTGTTATTTCAGATTCCGGTTATCGTTGCCGCCCTGGGCTATTTCGTGGATATATACGACCTGCTTTTGTTTAGCATTGTCCGGGTCCAGAGTCTTAAAGACTTAGGCGTTTCGGATGCCGATATGCTAACGCAAGGGATTTATCTGATCAACATGCAAATGGGCGGACTGCTCATTGGGGGCATTCTGTGGGGAATTTTGGGCGATAAACGGGGGCGACTCTCTGTATTGTTCGGGTCAATTTTAATTTACTCGCTGGCCAATATTGCCAATGGATTTGTTACGTCGGTCGATCAATATGCAATACTGCGGCTGGTGGCTGGCATTGGTTTGGCGGGCGAGCTAGGCGCTGGTATTACATTGGTAGCGGAGGTGTTGCCCAAAGAAATTCGGGGATACGGCACATCATTGGTGGCATCTGTGGGGCTTTTGGGAGCCGTATTGGCTTATTTTATTGCCGAACAATTTGCCTGGCGGAATGCTTATTTCATCGGAGGGGGGCTTGGATTGTTATTGCTGGTGATGCGGGTCAGCGTTTTTGAGTCCGGTATTTTTACGAAAGTGAAGGAACAATCGGTTTCCCGCGGAAATTTCCTTCATTTATTTTCGTCACAAAAACAGTTTTTTAAATACCTCCGTTGCATTCTTATTGGCTTACCCGTCTGGTTCGTTGCGGGTATCCTGATGACTTTCTCGCCTGAATTTGGAAAAGCTTTAAACGTCGATGTGCCCATTGTAGCGGGTAAAGCGGTCATGTGGGAATACATTGGTTTAGCCATCGGCGATTTGTCCAGCGGCATTCTTAGTCAATACGTTGGCAGCCGGAAAAAGATTTTGTTTCTCTTTCTGGTCCTGACCGCCGTGCTGATAACGGTGTATTTATTTGTGCCGTTGCATTCGGCAGTTATGTTCTATGCCGTATGTTCCTGCCTAGGTTTTGGGGTTGGCTACTGGGCTTTATTCGTCACGATTGCGGCCGAACAATTTGGTACGAACCTGCGGGCTACGGTTGCAACAACAGTTCCCAATTTTGTTAGAGGGAGTATAAATATCATGACGCCTTTATTTCTCCTCTTCAAAGATCACCTCGGTTTGGTGTCAGGAGCAGGACTTTTAGGATTCATAACGATTACAATTGCGTTTCTTGGCCTCTGGAAAATGGAGGAGACATTTGGCAAGGATTTGAACTTCCTGGAAGAATAG
- the leuB gene encoding 3-isopropylmalate dehydrogenase — MAQKHIVIAPGDGIGQEVTAVGKKVVEKIAAKFGHEFTYDEVLIGHLSIEAMGSPLTDDALETMRNSDAVLFGAVGHPKYDNDPTAQMRPEQGLFRMRKELGLYANLRPIKLFDELLGASSIKPEVLKGADILFFRELTGDVYFGEKGRKNNGNTAYDMAEYSRYEVERIARKAFEAARTRRKKLCSADKANVMETGRLWREVVQKMSLDYPDIEVEHQYADATAMLLIKDPRRFDVIVTANLFGDILTDEASQIAGSMGMLASASIGDGTGVYEPIHGSAHDITGKGVANPIASILSAALLLDISFGMKEESEMVIKAVDNLLKAGYRTRDIADSQTSSDKILGTEAIGKLVLTTLDDL; from the coding sequence ATGGCCCAAAAACATATAGTAATTGCTCCCGGCGATGGGATCGGACAGGAAGTAACCGCAGTTGGCAAAAAAGTAGTCGAGAAAATTGCCGCTAAATTCGGTCATGAGTTTACATACGACGAAGTGTTGATCGGCCATTTATCGATCGAGGCAATGGGTAGCCCACTGACCGATGACGCTCTGGAAACCATGCGGAATTCGGATGCCGTATTATTTGGCGCTGTTGGTCATCCCAAATACGATAATGATCCTACGGCTCAAATGCGCCCTGAACAAGGTTTATTCAGAATGCGGAAAGAGCTGGGACTCTATGCAAATTTGCGGCCCATAAAACTATTTGACGAGCTATTAGGTGCATCCAGCATTAAACCTGAAGTGCTGAAAGGCGCCGATATTTTATTTTTCAGAGAACTTACCGGGGATGTGTATTTTGGTGAAAAAGGACGAAAAAATAACGGGAACACCGCATACGATATGGCCGAATACAGCCGATACGAAGTAGAACGTATTGCCCGCAAAGCGTTTGAAGCTGCCCGTACCCGCCGAAAAAAGCTCTGTTCTGCCGATAAAGCCAACGTTATGGAAACCGGGCGTTTATGGCGAGAAGTCGTCCAGAAAATGTCGTTAGACTATCCGGACATAGAAGTCGAACATCAGTACGCCGATGCAACGGCTATGCTGCTGATTAAAGACCCCCGTCGGTTTGATGTGATTGTTACGGCCAATTTATTTGGCGATATACTGACTGATGAAGCATCGCAAATTGCGGGTTCTATGGGGATGCTGGCTTCTGCATCCATTGGTGATGGCACAGGCGTGTACGAACCTATTCATGGATCGGCACATGATATTACGGGTAAAGGTGTCGCCAATCCGATTGCATCCATACTGTCTGCCGCATTGCTGCTGGATATATCGTTTGGCATGAAAGAAGAATCGGAAATGGTGATTAAGGCCGTAGATAATCTATTAAAAGCCGGTTATCGAACTCGAGACATTGCTGATAGTCAGACTTCTTCTGATAAAATTCTAGGGACGGAAGCTATCGGTAAACTAGTGCTGACTACTCTGGACGACCTTTAA